The region TCGGCTCGCACAACACCAACGTCATCCGCCTCATCCAGTGCCTGGATCGCGGCAAGCCGGAAAGGCAGGCGCTGTTCTACGATCCCGGCCTTGGAACCCTCCCGGAGCCGGGCATGGCGACCTGGATCGGGAAAGGACTGTCGAGGGCCTTCGGGCTGGCGTTCGGAGCCGGCTTGGGCGGCAACGTCGGCGAGGCCTATACCTTCTTGAAAGATTTCTGGCAGCCGGGTGACCGGGTGTTTCTCTTCGGCTTCAGCCGGGGAGCCTATACGGCCCGGGTGCTCGCCGGCATGCTTCACGTGCTGGGGCTCCTGCCGCGGGGCAGCGACAACCTGATTCCCTACGTCTGGAGACTCTTCAAGTCGATCCGCAAGGAGGGCGCGCAGAAATACTGGAATCTGTGCGACGAATTCCGGTGGACCTTCGCGCGGCCCATGGCCGAAGGAGACGCCAAGCGGCACTTCCAGGTTCATTTCATGGGTCTCTGGGACACCGTCTCGTCGATCGGCTGGATCTGGGAGCCGGTGTCGTTTCCCTTCACCGCCACAAATCCGAGCGTCGGAGTCATTCGTCACGCCGTTTCGATCGACGAGCGGCGCTCCTTCTTTCGCCAGAACCTCTTCCATCCGGCGGAGGGTCAGGATCTGCGGGAGGTCTGGTTCGCCGGCGTCCACGGCGACGTCGGAGGGGGCTATCCGGAGAAGGATGGCGGGCTGTGGAGGTATCCTTTCGAATGGATTCTCGACGAAGCCGAAGCCGCCGGCCTTCTCGTCGATCCGCAGCGTCGCCAGGAAGTGGCGCATCGGACCGAGCCGTTCGCGCGGGCCTGGGTGGATCCCAAGCACGAGTCCCTGACGCCGGCCTGGTGGCCGGCGGAGTTCGTTCCCAAGCTCCGAAGCAAGCCCGGCTCCTCGCTCCTGCGGCCGACGCTCGGCCTGGGCCGCCGGCGGCTCCTCAAGGAGGGCTCGCTGATTCACGGATCCGCGTTGATGCGCCTTCGCAAGGGCATCGATGCCCCTCCCAACCTCTCCGGCTCATTCGTCGCGAGGGTCCGCGCGCTGTCCTCGGTGCCTGAAGTGCTGCCGTATGATTCGCAGGAGCTTC is a window of Candidatus Polarisedimenticolia bacterium DNA encoding:
- a CDS encoding DUF2235 domain-containing protein, translated to MSRNLVICCDGTNREFGSHNTNVIRLIQCLDRGKPERQALFYDPGLGTLPEPGMATWIGKGLSRAFGLAFGAGLGGNVGEAYTFLKDFWQPGDRVFLFGFSRGAYTARVLAGMLHVLGLLPRGSDNLIPYVWRLFKSIRKEGAQKYWNLCDEFRWTFARPMAEGDAKRHFQVHFMGLWDTVSSIGWIWEPVSFPFTATNPSVGVIRHAVSIDERRSFFRQNLFHPAEGQDLREVWFAGVHGDVGGGYPEKDGGLWRYPFEWILDEAEAAGLLVDPQRRQEVAHRTEPFARAWVDPKHESLTPAWWPAEFVPKLRSKPGSSLLRPTLGLGRRRLLKEGSLIHGSALMRLRKGIDAPPNLSGSFVARVRALSSVPEVLPYDSQELPASPWPTRREELPAADRNAR